The Oncorhynchus tshawytscha isolate Ot180627B linkage group LG18, Otsh_v2.0, whole genome shotgun sequence genome has a window encoding:
- the lpar3 gene encoding lysophosphatidic acid receptor 3, whose amino-acid sequence MASQNKCYHDEPMSFFYNNSNQTKDDWNSTQLILVQVVGSLFCCFILVSNAMVIAAIITNKRFHYPFYYLLANLAASDFLAGIAYVYLMFNTGTVSRKLTVRGYFIRQGLLDTSLSASLANLLVIALERYISVMNWKVHSNLTKRRVTMLIVLVWAISIFMGTVPSLGWNCICNLQDCSQLAPIFSRSYLIFWSVSNLVLFLVMVSIYLRIYTYVKRKTAVLSPHTSGSINRKRTPIKLIKTVMTVLGAFVICWTPGLVVLLLDGLHCQQCEVMLFKRWLLLLAVLNSVMNPVIYSYKDDEMWTTFKNLLRCVGNGTRRQRSSRANARPLSSAQETGTTPQTSEEKETTKDSDAQEMLKA is encoded by the exons ATGGCCAGCCAGAACAAATGCTACCATGATGAGCCAATGAGCTTCTTCTACAACAACAGCAACCAGACCAAAGACGACTGGAACTCCACACAGCTCATTCTGGTACAAGTTGTAGGCTCCCTCTTCTGCTGCTTTATCCTGGTGTCCAACGCCATGGTCATTGCCGCCATCATCACCAACAAGAGGTTCCACTACCCGTTCTACTATCTCCTTGCCAACCTGGCCGCTTCAGACTTCCTCGCTGGAATAGCCTACGTATACCTCATGTTCAACACCGGGACGGTGTCCAGGAAACTAACCGTGAGGGGCTATTTCATTCGTCAAGGGCTTCTGGACACCAGTCTCTCAGCCTCTCTGGCGAACTTGCTAGTGATCGCCTTGGAGCGCTACATCTCTGTGATGAACTGGAAGGTCCACAGTAACTTGACCAAGCGGCGGGTGACCATGCTCATTGTGCTGGTGTGGGCCATCTCTATCTTCATGGGCACCGTGCCCAGCCTGGGGTGGAACTGCATCTGCAACCTTCAGGACTGCTCCCAGCTGGCGCCCATCTTCAGCCGGAGCTACCTGATTTTCTGGTCCGTGTCCAACCTGGTTTTGTTCCTGGTCATGGTGTCCATCTACCTGCGGATTTACACCTACGTCAAGAGGAAAACGGCGGTGCTCAGCCCGCACACCAGCGGCTCCATCAACCGCAAGAGGACACCCATCAAGCTCATCAAGACAGTCATGACTGTGTTAG GGGCGTTTGTGATCTGCTGGACGCCGGGCCTGGTGGTGCTGCTGCTAGACGGCCTCCATTGCCAGCAGTGCGAGGTGATGCTCTTTAAGCGCTGGCTCCTCCTGCTGGCAGTACTCAACTCGGTCATGAACCCTGTCATCTACTCTTACAAGGATGACGAGATGTGGACCACCTTCAAGAACCTGCTTCGCTGCGTGGGCAATGGCACCCGGCGCCAGCGCTCGTCCAGGGCCAACGCCCGGCCCCTCAGCTCAGCCCAGGAGACGGGCACCACGCCGCAGACCTCTGAGGAGAAGGAGACCACCAAGGACTCGGACGCCCAGGAGATGCTCAAGGCCTGA